Proteins encoded in a region of the Pseudonocardia sp. EC080619-01 genome:
- a CDS encoding PIN domain nuclease → MAVTSWLVDKSAYERMQSDRAAGMDEWSARVERGLLRLSTITRLELGFSARSGRSGREAFLRTPLSLMPIERLTPAMEDRAFEVQMLLADRGQHRAPSIPDLLIAATAEKAGLTVLAIDKDFDLIAKVTGQPVETLAAV, encoded by the coding sequence GTGGCGGTGACGAGCTGGCTCGTTGACAAGTCCGCCTACGAGCGGATGCAGTCGGACCGGGCCGCTGGCATGGACGAGTGGAGCGCGCGCGTCGAGCGTGGCCTACTGCGGCTGTCGACGATCACGCGGCTTGAGCTGGGCTTCTCCGCGCGGTCGGGTAGGTCGGGACGCGAGGCGTTCCTCAGGACGCCCCTGTCGCTTATGCCCATCGAACGCCTCACTCCGGCGATGGAGGACCGGGCATTTGAGGTCCAGATGCTGCTCGCCGACCGAGGTCAGCATCGCGCCCCGTCGATCCCGGACCTGCTTATCGCGGCGACAGCCGAGAAAGCAGGGCTCACGGTGCTCGCCATTGATAAGGACTTCGACCTCATTGCAAAGGTCACGGGGCAACCGGTGGAGACACTCGCTGCAGTGTAA
- a CDS encoding ISAs1 family transposase, whose protein sequence is MPATPSSLTALLCPDTGPVVACPDADLLAVLADVPDPRMVRGRRFGLVTVLAVAVAAVLSGARTLVAIGEWAQELPASARLRLGVGRSAPSETTIRRVLHAVDADALDTVLSGWLAARSPVPENGRLRMVAVDGKTARGARLPDGRQVHLLAAFDQASGVVLAQSRVESKTNEITAFTPLLDRLTAPDTGLPGGLDRVLVTADALHTQRGHAEFLRSRGGHYLLTVKANQPRLHDQLRALPWRQVDVVHTETDRGPHRRHLGDRLPARRAGDLPATAPPQARFAGVGVRDRLRGHGPDLA, encoded by the coding sequence GTGCCCGCTACGCCATCGTCCCTGACCGCGCTGTTGTGTCCGGACACCGGGCCGGTGGTGGCCTGCCCGGACGCCGATCTGTTGGCGGTCCTGGCGGACGTGCCCGACCCTCGCATGGTCCGTGGTCGCAGGTTTGGGCTGGTCACGGTGCTGGCGGTCGCGGTGGCGGCGGTGTTGTCCGGGGCGCGGACGCTGGTCGCGATCGGCGAGTGGGCTCAGGAACTACCGGCGAGCGCTCGGCTGCGGTTGGGGGTCGGGCGGAGCGCGCCGAGTGAGACCACGATCCGTCGGGTGCTACACGCGGTCGACGCCGACGCCCTCGACACGGTGCTGTCAGGGTGGCTGGCCGCCCGGTCACCCGTCCCGGAGAACGGAAGGCTGCGGATGGTCGCCGTGGACGGCAAGACCGCGCGCGGCGCCCGGCTTCCCGACGGCAGGCAGGTACACCTGTTGGCGGCGTTCGACCAGGCCAGCGGGGTCGTGCTCGCGCAGAGCCGCGTCGAGTCGAAGACCAACGAGATCACCGCGTTCACCCCGCTGCTCGACCGGCTCACCGCCCCCGACACCGGCCTGCCAGGCGGTCTGGACAGGGTGCTGGTGACCGCGGATGCGTTGCACACCCAGCGTGGGCACGCGGAGTTCCTGCGCTCCCGAGGTGGGCACTATCTGTTGACCGTCAAGGCGAACCAGCCGCGTCTGCACGACCAGCTCCGCGCACTGCCCTGGCGCCAGGTCGATGTGGTGCACACCGAGACTGACCGCGGTCCGCACCGAAGGCACCTCGGCGATCGACTTCCCGCACGCAGAGCTGGCGATCTGCCTGCGACGGCGCCGCCGCAAGCACGGTTCGCGGGAGTGGGAGTCCGAGATCGTTTACGCGGTCACGGACCTGACCTGGCGTGA
- a CDS encoding IS3 family transposase (programmed frameshift) produces the protein MGAPRKFDEETRARAVRLYLDRLRDHGESKLAARRHVGELLDVNPATIRNWVEAEERDSGSGVGSAAGGDDAAAELRRLRAENAELRRANEILKTASAFFGAGGAGPSTQVRLLFVHEHRSRFGVEPICAVLSEHGVQVAPQTYYRWRSRPVTDRQLDEAYLVNRIVDIYRKNRCVYGVRKMWRAARREGLRVGRDQMGRLMRVAGIQGVRRGVHHTATTTRDQRAARHPDLVKRAWAAPTRPDALWVVDFTYVWTASGFCYVSFVTDVYSRRILGWKASMSKTTDLVSGALAQALSTRQRAISEFTSEGLIHHSDAGSQYTSLAFTEQLAEAGIAGSIGTVGDALDNALMESTIGLYKSELIVPYAHSRNWIGLREVERETAEWVHWYNSVRLHSSIDYMSPIEREMVYATSIAQQGAVA, from the exons GTGGGAGCACCTCGGAAGTTCGATGAGGAGACCCGTGCCCGCGCGGTCCGCCTCTATCTTGACCGTCTGCGTGATCACGGGGAGTCGAAGCTGGCCGCGCGCCGGCACGTCGGTGAGCTGTTGGATGTGAACCCGGCGACGATCCGCAATTGGGTCGAGGCCGAAGAGCGCGATTCCGGTTCCGGGGTTGGCTCGGCGGCGGGTGGCGATGACGCAGCGGCCGAGTTGCGACGGCTTCGTGCAGAAAATGCCGAGCTGCGGCGGGCGAATGAGATTCTGAAGACTGCTTCGGCGTTTTTCG GCGCAGGCGGAGCTGGACCGTCGACTCAGGTAAGACTTCTGTTCGTTCACGAACATCGAAGCCGTTTCGGGGTCGAGCCGATCTGTGCCGTTTTGTCCGAACACGGTGTGCAGGTCGCCCCGCAGACGTATTATCGCTGGCGGTCCCGGCCGGTGACCGATCGCCAGTTGGATGAGGCGTATCTGGTGAATCGGATTGTGGATATCTATCGGAAGAACAGGTGTGTGTACGGGGTGCGGAAGATGTGGCGTGCGGCGCGGCGGGAAGGGCTCCGGGTCGGGCGGGACCAGATGGGCCGATTGATGCGTGTCGCCGGGATCCAGGGCGTGCGCCGCGGGGTCCACCACACGGCCACGACGACCCGTGATCAGCGCGCAGCCCGCCATCCTGACCTGGTCAAGCGGGCGTGGGCGGCGCCGACTCGACCGGATGCGCTGTGGGTCGTGGATTTCACGTATGTGTGGACCGCCTCCGGGTTCTGCTACGTGTCGTTCGTGACCGACGTCTACTCCCGCAGAATCCTCGGATGGAAGGCGTCGATGAGTAAGACCACCGATCTCGTCTCCGGGGCCTTGGCGCAGGCGTTGTCCACTCGCCAACGGGCGATCAGCGAGTTCACCTCCGAGGGTCTTATTCATCATTCGGATGCCGGGTCTCAATATACGTCTCTGGCGTTCACCGAGCAACTCGCCGAGGCTGGTATCGCCGGCTCGATCGGCACCGTCGGTGACGCGCTGGACAACGCGCTGATGGAGTCCACGATCGGCCTGTACAAGTCAGAGCTCATCGTTCCGTATGCTCATTCTCGGAACTGGATCGGTCTTCGTGAGGTGGAGCGAGAGACCGCGGAGTGGGTTCACTGGTACAACAGTGTGAGGCTCCACTCCTCCATTGACTATATGTCGCCGATCGAACGAGAAATGGTGTACGCTACATCCATCGCCCAACAGGGTGCGGTGGCCTGA
- a CDS encoding IS701 family transposase, translating to MESTEDFQAWVVGLDGLFGLVAGRFFRAEPRRRARAYVCGLLAPLAGKNGWTLAEVAGDSTPDGMQRLLNAAHWDADGVRDDVRDYVVSHLGEAGGVLIVDETGFLKKGTKSAGVQRQYSGTAGRVENCQLGVFLAYATGKGRTLIDRELYLPKSWTGDRGRCREAAVPDEVEFATKTALAKDMLGRALDAGVPASFVTADEAYGQDYKFRSWCEQRRIGYVVAVPRSQTIPLSIEGDLAQMTGSRRADDLVARAPEQAWKRRSAGPGVKGERFYDWAVASLYPSENAPAGWGRWLLVRRQILTDTQLEAGVEPELAYYLCAGPPGTTDDDLIRVAGTRWTIEECFQTAKNEVGLDHYQVRRYDAWYRHITLAMLAHAYLSVTAAIAPKDLAAGSSRSPSPRSDVSWHL from the coding sequence GTGGAGTCGACGGAGGATTTCCAGGCGTGGGTCGTTGGCCTGGATGGGTTGTTCGGGCTGGTGGCGGGCCGGTTCTTCCGTGCGGAGCCGCGGCGGCGGGCGCGGGCGTATGTGTGTGGGCTGTTGGCGCCGTTGGCCGGGAAAAACGGGTGGACGCTGGCTGAGGTCGCCGGTGACTCGACCCCGGACGGGATGCAGCGACTGCTCAATGCCGCCCACTGGGATGCCGATGGTGTCCGTGACGACGTCCGCGACTACGTGGTCTCCCACCTCGGAGAGGCGGGTGGGGTACTGATCGTCGACGAGACCGGGTTCTTGAAGAAGGGCACCAAGTCAGCCGGCGTCCAACGCCAGTACTCCGGCACGGCAGGGCGGGTGGAGAACTGTCAGCTCGGGGTGTTCCTGGCCTACGCTACCGGCAAGGGTCGGACCCTGATCGACCGCGAGCTTTACCTGCCCAAGTCCTGGACCGGCGATCGGGGACGCTGCCGGGAGGCGGCGGTGCCCGACGAGGTCGAGTTCGCCACCAAGACTGCCCTGGCCAAGGACATGCTCGGCCGCGCTCTCGATGCCGGAGTTCCCGCCTCGTTCGTGACCGCCGATGAGGCCTACGGGCAGGACTACAAGTTCCGCTCCTGGTGTGAGCAGCGCCGGATCGGCTACGTCGTTGCCGTGCCCCGCAGTCAGACCATTCCGTTGTCGATCGAGGGCGACCTCGCCCAGATGACCGGCTCACGCCGAGCCGACGACCTCGTCGCCCGAGCCCCAGAACAGGCGTGGAAGCGGCGTTCGGCCGGTCCCGGGGTGAAGGGTGAGCGGTTCTACGACTGGGCCGTGGCCTCGCTGTATCCATCGGAGAACGCTCCGGCCGGATGGGGCCGCTGGCTGCTGGTACGCCGCCAGATCCTCACCGACACCCAACTCGAGGCCGGTGTCGAACCCGAGCTGGCCTACTACCTTTGCGCCGGCCCACCCGGCACCACCGACGACGACCTCATCCGCGTCGCCGGGACCCGCTGGACGATCGAGGAGTGTTTCCAGACCGCGAAGAACGAGGTCGGCCTCGACCACTACCAGGTCCGCCGCTACGACGCCTGGTACCGCCACATCACCCTGGCCATGCTCGCCCACGCCTACCTCTCGGTCACCGCGGCGATCGCCCCAAAAGACCTGGCAGCGGGCTCATCCCGCTCACCCTCGCCGAGATCCGACGTCTCCTGGCACCTCTGA
- a CDS encoding IS256 family transposase, with amino-acid sequence MTSDLVDPSEGDPKLARQASAECAAAAAMVAEAKARGLALTGPDGLLKLFAKNVWETALNEEMTEHLGHDKNRAAPGRESTNVRNGSRSKTVLSDAAGDVEIDVPRDRASTFEPQIVKKRQRRLTDVDEVVLSLYAKGMTTGEISAHFADFYGAAVSKETVSRITDKVVAEMNDWVGRPLDSVYAAVFIDAVHVKVRDGQVANRPVYAAIGVTVDGCKDVLGLWTGVGGEGAKFWMSVLVDLKNRGVRDVLFLVCDGLKGLPEVVANVWPQTIVQTCVVHLIRNTFRLVGRQDWDEVKRDTKPIYATPNPNAALIAMDELDEKWGRKYTAMIRLWRNTWEEFVPFLDYDVEIRRVICSTNAIESLNARYRRAVRARGHFPTEQAVMKCLYLVTRSLDPTGTGRTRWTTRWKPVINAFAITFGDRWPGAETY; translated from the coding sequence ATGACATCGGACCTTGTGGATCCAAGCGAGGGTGACCCGAAGCTTGCTCGGCAGGCGTCGGCGGAGTGTGCCGCTGCGGCGGCGATGGTGGCCGAGGCGAAGGCGCGCGGGCTGGCGTTGACCGGCCCGGACGGCCTGTTGAAGCTGTTCGCCAAGAATGTTTGGGAAACGGCGCTGAACGAGGAGATGACCGAGCACCTCGGGCACGACAAGAACCGGGCCGCCCCCGGCCGGGAATCTACCAACGTGCGGAACGGGTCCCGCTCGAAGACGGTTCTCTCGGATGCCGCGGGTGACGTGGAGATCGACGTTCCGAGAGACAGGGCCAGCACTTTCGAGCCGCAGATCGTGAAGAAGCGTCAGCGGCGCCTCACGGATGTCGACGAGGTCGTGTTGTCGCTGTATGCGAAAGGAATGACGACCGGGGAGATTTCCGCACATTTCGCTGACTTCTATGGGGCGGCGGTGTCGAAGGAGACGGTCTCGCGGATCACCGACAAGGTCGTCGCCGAGATGAATGACTGGGTCGGCCGGCCGTTGGATTCGGTGTACGCCGCGGTGTTCATCGACGCTGTCCACGTCAAGGTCCGGGACGGTCAGGTGGCCAACCGGCCGGTCTACGCCGCTATCGGCGTCACCGTGGACGGCTGCAAGGATGTGCTGGGGCTGTGGACGGGCGTCGGCGGTGAGGGCGCGAAGTTCTGGATGAGCGTGCTGGTCGACCTGAAGAACCGCGGCGTGCGTGACGTGCTCTTCCTGGTCTGCGACGGCCTCAAAGGGCTCCCGGAGGTCGTGGCCAACGTGTGGCCGCAAACCATTGTCCAAACCTGCGTCGTGCACCTGATCCGAAACACTTTCCGGCTGGTGGGTCGACAGGACTGGGACGAGGTGAAGCGCGACACCAAACCAATCTATGCCACGCCCAACCCGAATGCAGCGCTTATCGCTATGGATGAGCTCGACGAGAAATGGGGCCGTAAGTACACGGCGATGATCCGGCTATGGCGCAACACGTGGGAAGAGTTCGTGCCGTTCTTGGACTACGACGTCGAGATTCGAAGGGTGATCTGCTCTACGAACGCGATCGAATCGCTTAACGCCCGCTACCGGCGCGCGGTCCGGGCGCGTGGTCATTTCCCCACTGAGCAGGCTGTGATGAAGTGCTTGTATCTTGTGACTCGCAGCCTGGACCCGACCGGGACGGGTCGCACGAGGTGGACGACGCGTTGGAAACCTGTGATCAACGCGTTCGCCATCACGTTCGGTGACCGCTGGCCGGGAGCCGAGACCTACTAA
- a CDS encoding IS630 family transposase, with protein sequence MARTGRPKAELILSDDERSALEEWIRRGSTPQAWALRCRIILACASGATNKEVAAQTGSAAHTVGRWRARFVAHRIAGLGDLPRPGGPRTVTDAQVAEVITTTLESKPADATHWSTRGMAEHSGLSQSTISRIWRTFGLAPHRAETFKLSTDPYFIEKLHDVVGLYLDPPERALVFCVDEKSQIQALNRSQPVLPMMPGIPQRLTHDYVRAGTTTLFAALEVTTGKVIGSLHRRHRASEFRTFLTRLDREVPAELDVHLVLDNYATHKTPAIKTWLVAHPRFHLHFTPTGSSWLNLVERWFAELTTKKIRRGVHTSVPALEADIRDWIAGWNNNPKPFAWTKTADEILERLTRYLKRIPDSGH encoded by the coding sequence GTGGCACGGACCGGACGACCCAAGGCCGAGCTGATCCTGTCCGACGATGAGCGGTCAGCGTTGGAGGAATGGATTCGCCGCGGGTCGACTCCGCAGGCGTGGGCGCTGCGGTGTCGGATCATCCTGGCGTGCGCTTCGGGCGCGACGAACAAGGAAGTCGCGGCGCAGACGGGGTCGGCTGCGCACACGGTGGGCCGGTGGCGTGCCCGGTTCGTTGCTCACCGGATCGCCGGGCTGGGGGACCTGCCCCGTCCGGGCGGTCCGCGCACGGTCACCGACGCTCAGGTCGCCGAGGTGATCACCACGACGTTGGAGTCCAAACCGGCTGATGCGACGCACTGGTCGACCCGCGGGATGGCCGAGCATTCGGGGTTGTCCCAATCGACGATCTCGCGGATCTGGCGCACCTTCGGGTTGGCCCCGCACCGAGCCGAGACGTTCAAGCTGTCCACCGATCCGTACTTCATCGAGAAACTCCACGACGTCGTCGGTCTCTACCTTGACCCGCCCGAGCGGGCGCTGGTGTTCTGCGTGGACGAGAAATCCCAGATCCAGGCCTTGAACCGGTCCCAACCAGTGCTGCCGATGATGCCCGGCATCCCGCAGCGACTGACCCACGACTACGTGCGGGCAGGAACCACGACGTTGTTCGCCGCGCTCGAGGTCACGACCGGGAAGGTGATCGGGTCGCTGCATCGCCGCCATCGCGCGAGCGAGTTCCGCACGTTCTTGACCAGGCTCGACCGCGAGGTCCCCGCCGAGCTGGACGTGCACCTGGTGCTGGACAACTACGCCACCCACAAGACCCCGGCTATCAAGACCTGGCTGGTGGCTCACCCGAGGTTCCACCTGCATTTCACCCCGACCGGATCGTCGTGGCTCAACCTGGTCGAGCGTTGGTTCGCCGAGCTGACCACCAAGAAGATCCGCCGCGGCGTGCACACCTCGGTCCCCGCCCTCGAAGCCGACATCCGCGACTGGATCGCCGGCTGGAACAACAACCCCAAGCCCTTCGCGTGGACCAAGACCGCGGACGAGATTCTCGAACGACTCACCCGATATCTGAAGCGAATCCCTGACTCAGGACACTAG
- a CDS encoding IS3 family transposase (programmed frameshift) — translation MVAEAREQDPRLSINAATKRIGPQLGIKSDTLRNWCKQADVDAGRAPGATSVEAARIKELEREVRELRRAHGILQTASAFFGLGGTRPPTAVIVDYIDGHRQQFGVEPICRVLRVQGVSIAPSSYYAARTRPRSARAERDERVLGEIRRVHAHPELGRGLYGARKVYHQLRREGGVDGAPVARCTVERLMAADGLEGARRGHQYMTTTTADPAAARPPDLVNRDFTAERPNALWIVDFTYVPTWAGMAFTAFVSDVFGWRTAASMPTELPLDALEMALWTRETAGQTDQGRLDGLVHHSDAGAQYTAVRYAARLAQAGALASIGTVDDSYDNSQAESVIGLYKTECVRPEGPWRGVDDLELATASWVAWFNHHRLHSSIGHVPPIEYETAYHHHNLIGRNPRP, via the exons ATGGTCGCCGAGGCCCGCGAGCAGGACCCGCGGTTGTCGATCAACGCGGCGACCAAGCGGATCGGTCCGCAGTTGGGGATCAAGTCCGACACCCTGCGTAACTGGTGCAAGCAGGCTGACGTCGATGCCGGCCGGGCGCCCGGGGCCACGTCGGTGGAGGCCGCGCGGATCAAGGAGCTCGAGCGCGAGGTGCGGGAGCTGCGCCGGGCTCATGGGATCCTGCAGACGGCATCGGCGTTTTTCG GCCTCGGCGGAACTCGACCGCCGACTGCGGTGATCGTGGACTACATCGACGGCCACCGGCAGCAGTTCGGGGTCGAGCCGATCTGTCGCGTCCTGCGCGTGCAGGGCGTGTCGATCGCCCCGAGCAGCTACTACGCGGCCCGCACTCGGCCGCGCTCGGCTCGGGCGGAGCGAGACGAGCGGGTGCTGGGCGAGATCCGGCGGGTGCATGCCCACCCCGAGCTGGGCCGCGGCCTGTACGGGGCACGGAAGGTGTATCACCAGCTGCGCCGCGAGGGCGGCGTCGACGGGGCGCCGGTGGCCCGTTGCACTGTGGAACGGCTCATGGCCGCTGACGGGCTCGAAGGCGCCCGACGCGGGCATCAGTACATGACCACCACAACGGCCGACCCGGCCGCGGCGCGGCCACCGGACCTGGTCAACCGGGACTTCACCGCCGAGCGCCCGAACGCGCTGTGGATCGTGGACTTCACCTACGTGCCCACCTGGGCCGGGATGGCGTTCACCGCGTTCGTCTCCGACGTGTTCGGCTGGCGCACCGCGGCGTCGATGCCCACCGAGCTGCCCCTCGACGCGCTGGAGATGGCGCTGTGGACCCGCGAAACCGCTGGTCAGACCGACCAGGGCCGCCTCGACGGCCTCGTCCATCATAGCGATGCGGGGGCGCAATATACGGCTGTGCGCTACGCCGCCCGGCTCGCCCAGGCCGGCGCGTTGGCCTCGATCGGCACCGTGGACGACAGCTATGACAACAGCCAGGCCGAGAGCGTGATCGGGCTCTACAAGACCGAGTGCGTCCGCCCGGAGGGCCCGTGGCGCGGGGTCGACGACCTCGAGCTCGCCACCGCATCCTGGGTCGCCTGGTTCAACCACCACCGACTGCACTCGTCCATCGGCCACGTCCCACCGATCGAGTACGAAACCGCCTACCACCATCACAACCTGATCGGCCGAAACCCCCGGCCGTGA
- a CDS encoding maleylpyruvate isomerase N-terminal domain-containing protein: protein MDVPEIYAWCTAAFAVQVHLVGTRWTAPSGLPGWDVRAVVNHLVNEQRWTPELFAGATIDSVGDRFDSDLLGDDPVSMFDHTAAMALDSAPHSLAEIPSCASTDVTVGPIRATMLVSM from the coding sequence GTGGATGTTCCTGAAATCTATGCCTGGTGCACCGCTGCTTTCGCTGTCCAGGTCCACCTTGTCGGTACCCGGTGGACGGCGCCCTCGGGGTTGCCAGGGTGGGATGTGCGCGCTGTGGTGAATCACCTGGTCAACGAGCAGCGCTGGACACCCGAGCTGTTCGCTGGCGCCACCATCGACAGCGTCGGTGACCGCTTCGACAGCGACCTGCTCGGCGACGATCCCGTCTCGATGTTCGACCACACTGCTGCGATGGCCCTGGACAGTGCACCGCACTCGCTCGCTGAGATCCCATCCTGCGCCTCGACGGACGTCACGGTGGGGCCAATCCGGGCGACGATGCTGGTGTCGATGTGA